A single Nicotiana tabacum cultivar K326 chromosome 5, ASM71507v2, whole genome shotgun sequence DNA region contains:
- the LOC107821929 gene encoding cycloartenol-C-24-methyltransferase, with product MSKTGTFDLASGVGGKIEKKEVLSAFEKYEKYHACDGEAEEERKANYIDMVNKYYDLATSFYEYGWGESFHFAPRWKGESLRESIRRHEHFLALQLGLKQGQKVLDVGCGIGGPLREIARFSGTYVTGINNNEYQVTRGKELNRIAGVDNTCNYVTADFMRMPFADDSFDGIFAIEATCHAPDVFDCYKEIFRVLKPGQYFANYEWCITDFFDPNNANHRRIKREVELGNGLPDIRSMGQCIEALKHAGFEIIWDKDIAIDSPLPWYLPLDKSHFSLSNVRVTVVGRFFTRNMVKILERVGLAPEGSQKVQAILEQAADALVEGGKEGIFTPMYFFLARKPSAN from the exons ATGTCAAAAACTGGGACATTTGATCTGGCTTCTGGGGTTGGTGGCAAGATTGAGAAGAAAGAAGTACTTTCAGCTTTTGAAAA GTACGAAAAATATCATGCCTGTGATGGAGAAGCGGAGGAAGAGAGGAAAGCCAACTACATTGATATG GTTAACAAATATTATGATCTAGCAACAAGCTTTTATGAGTATGGTTGGGGTGAATCTTTCCATTTTGCTCCCAG ATGGAAAGGGGAATCACTTCGAGAAAGTATCAGACGACATGAACACTTTCTTGCTCTGCAATTAGGGCTAAAGCAAGGACAAAAG GTTTTGGATGTTGGATGTGGAATTGGTGGCCCTTTAAGAGAAATTGCCAGATTTAG CGGTACATATGTTACTGGAATCAACAACAATGAATATCAAGTAACACGAGGAAAA GAACTGAACCGTATTGCAGGAGTTGACAACACCTGCAATTATGTGACG GCCGACTTCATGAGAATGCCATTTGCTGACGACAGTTTTGATGGAATTTTTGCCATAGAAGCTACGTGTCATGCCCCAGATGTG TTTGATTGCTACAAGGAAATATTCAGAGTGTTGAAGCCTGGCCAATACTTTGCTAATTATGAATGGTGTATCACCGATTTCTTTGATCCTAATAATGCAAATCACCGGAGGATCAAG CGTGAGGTAGAGCTTGGTAATGGACTTCCTGACATCAGATCGATGGGACAGTGCATTGAAGCTCTGAAACATGCAGGTTTTGAG ATTATTTGGGACAAGGATATTGCTATCGACTCTCCTCTCCCTTGGTATTTGCCTCTGGACAAAAGTCATTTCTCCTTAAGCAATGTACGCGTGACAGTTGTTGGACGCTTTTTCACCAGAAATATG GTCAAGATATTAGAGCGAGTCGGGCTCGCCCCTGAAGGAAGCCAAAAGGTTCAAGCCATCCTGGAGCAAGCTGCAGATGCACTTGTTGAAGGTGGAAA GGAAGGCATTTTCACTCCAATGTATTTCTTCTTGGCAAGGAAGCCTTCTGCCAACTGA